A region of Numida meleagris isolate 19003 breed g44 Domestic line chromosome 26, NumMel1.0, whole genome shotgun sequence DNA encodes the following proteins:
- the GRB7 gene encoding growth factor receptor-bound protein 7 isoform X6 — protein MPGPAGGRRDAASAADDAMDGGAQQSGIRDPPGVGSVEQEGDVGEGPPTTDLRRSQPLFIHSTSRPLSEEEPRASSLPNIPNPFPELCSPSNSPILSSLPGGQGPPREGACHLVKVFSEDGSCRSLEVSAGTTARQLCEMLVQRTHALHDHSWALVELHQHLALERCLEDHESVVEVQSAWPLGADSRFVFRKNFAKYELFKSNAQSLFPEVMVSSCLEANKSMAHSELIQNFLNSGSCPEVQGFLQLREAGRKVWKRFYFSLRRSGLYYSTKGTSKDPRHLQYFADLTESNIYYVTQGKKHYGTPTEFGFCIKPYKVRSGVKGLKLLCSEDEQSRTCWMAAFRLFKYGMQLYRNYQQAQTRLSQHPWISPTPLQSVSDSALVAMDFSGCTGRVIENPSEVLTAALEEAQAWRKKTTHRYSLPAACQSSPLSAAIHRTQPWFHGRISREDTQQLIGRQGLVDGVFLVRESQRNPKGFVLSLCHLQKVKHYLILPSEEEGRLYFTMDDGQTRFADLIQLVEFHQINRGILPCKLRHYCTCVAL, from the exons ATGCCCGGTCCGGCGGGAGGACGGCGGGACGCGGCGAGCGCTGCAG ATGATGCCATGGACGGGGGGGCCCAGCAGAGCGGCATCCGGGACCCCCCCGGGGTGGGCAGCGTGGAGCAGGAGGGGGATGTGGGTGAGGGGCCGCCCACCACCGACCTGCGCCGCTCACAGCCCCTCTTCATCCACAGCACCAG TCGGCCGCTGTCAGAGGAGGAGCCGCGTGCCTCATCGCTGCCCAACATCCCCAACCCCTTCCCCgagctctgcagcccttccaACTCGCCCATCCTCAGCAGCCTCCCCGGCGGGCAGGGACCCCCCCGTGAAGGCGCCTGCCAC CTGGTGAAGGTGTTCAGCGAGGACGGGTCGTGCCGCTCGCTGGAGGTGTCGGCGGGCACAACGGCGCGGCAGCTCTGCGAGATGCTGGTGCAGAGGACGCACGCGCTGCACGACCACAGCTGGGCCCTGGTGGAGCTGCACCAGCACCTGGCGCTGG AGCGCTGCCTGGAGGACCACGAGTCGGTGGTGGAGGTGCAGAGCGCGTGGCCCCTCGGCGCCGACAGCCGCTTCGTCTTCCGCAAGAACTTCGCCAAGTACGAGCTCTTCAAGAGCAACGCG CAGTCCCTCTTCCCCGAGGTGATGGTGTCCAGTTGTCTGGAGGCGAACAAGAGCATGGCGCACTCGGAGCTCATCCAG AACTTCCTGAACTCCGGGAGCTGCCCCGAGGTGcagggcttcctgcagctgcgTGAGGCCGGCCGCAAGGTCTGGAAGCGTTTCTACTTCTCCCTGCGCCGCTCGGGGCTCTACTACTCCACCAAAGGCACGTCCAAG GACCCCCGGCACCTGCAGTACTTCGCCGACCTCACCGAGTCCAACATCTACTACGTGACACAGGGCAAGAAGCACTATGGGACACCCACCGAGTTCGGGTTCTGCATCAAG ccctaCAAGGTGCGCAGTGGGGTGAAGGGCctgaagctgctctgcagcGAGGATGAGCAGAGCCGAACCTGCTGGATGGCAGCATTCCGCCTCTTCAAG TACGGCATGCAGCTCTACCGCAACTACCAGCAAGCGCAGACACGCCTGAGCCAGCACCCCTGGATCAGCCCCACGCCACTG CAGAGCGTGTCGGACAGCGCGCTGGTGGCCATGGACTTCTCAGGGTGCACAGGGCGGGTGATCGAGAACCCCAGCGAGGTGCTGACAGCGGCGCTGGAGGAGGCGCAGGCCTGGAGG AAGAAGACGACGCACCGGTACAGCCTGCCTGCCGCCTGCCAGAGCTCCCCGCTCAGCGCCG ccatCCACCGCACCCAGCCCTGGTTCCACGGGCGCATCTCACGGGAGGACACCCAGCAGCTCATCGGCCGCCAGGGGCTGGTGGATGG CGTGTTCCTGGTGAGGGAGAGCCAGCGCAACCCCAAGGGCTTCgtgctgtccctgtgccacCTGCAGAAAGTCAAGCACTATCTCATCCTGCCA AGCGAGGAGGAGGGGCGGCTCTACTTCACCATGGACGACGGACAGACCCGCTTCGCTGACCTCATCCAGCTCGTGGAGTTCCACCAGATCAACCGCGGCATCCTGCCCTGCAAGCTGCGCCACTACTGCACCTGCGTGGCCCTATGA
- the GRB7 gene encoding growth factor receptor-bound protein 7 isoform X4, which yields MPGPAGGRRDAASAAAAAPVLCPSDDAMDGGAQQSGIRDPPGVGSVEQEGDVGEGPPTTDLRRSQPLFIHSTSRPLSEEEPRASSLPNIPNPFPELCSPSNSPILSSLPGGQGPPREGACHLVKVFSEDGSCRSLEVSAGTTARQLCEMLVQRTHALHDHSWALVELHQHLALERCLEDHESVVEVQSAWPLGADSRFVFRKNFAKYELFKSNAQSLFPEVMVSSCLEANKSMAHSELIQNFLNSGSCPEVQGFLQLREAGRKVWKRFYFSLRRSGLYYSTKGTSKDPRHLQYFADLTESNIYYVTQGKKHYGTPTEFGFCIKPYKVRSGVKGLKLLCSEDEQSRTCWMAAFRLFKYGMQLYRNYQQAQTRLSQHPWISPTPLQSVSDSALVAMDFSGCTGRVIENPSEVLTAALEEAQAWRKTTHRYSLPAACQSSPLSAAIHRTQPWFHGRISREDTQQLIGRQGLVDGVFLVRESQRNPKGFVLSLCHLQKVKHYLILPSEEEGRLYFTMDDGQTRFADLIQLVEFHQINRGILPCKLRHYCTCVAL from the exons ATGCCCGGTCCGGCGGGAGGACGGCGGGACGCGGCGAGCGCTGCAG ctgcagcccccgTGCTCTGCCCCTCAGATGATGCCATGGACGGGGGGGCCCAGCAGAGCGGCATCCGGGACCCCCCCGGGGTGGGCAGCGTGGAGCAGGAGGGGGATGTGGGTGAGGGGCCGCCCACCACCGACCTGCGCCGCTCACAGCCCCTCTTCATCCACAGCACCAG TCGGCCGCTGTCAGAGGAGGAGCCGCGTGCCTCATCGCTGCCCAACATCCCCAACCCCTTCCCCgagctctgcagcccttccaACTCGCCCATCCTCAGCAGCCTCCCCGGCGGGCAGGGACCCCCCCGTGAAGGCGCCTGCCAC CTGGTGAAGGTGTTCAGCGAGGACGGGTCGTGCCGCTCGCTGGAGGTGTCGGCGGGCACAACGGCGCGGCAGCTCTGCGAGATGCTGGTGCAGAGGACGCACGCGCTGCACGACCACAGCTGGGCCCTGGTGGAGCTGCACCAGCACCTGGCGCTGG AGCGCTGCCTGGAGGACCACGAGTCGGTGGTGGAGGTGCAGAGCGCGTGGCCCCTCGGCGCCGACAGCCGCTTCGTCTTCCGCAAGAACTTCGCCAAGTACGAGCTCTTCAAGAGCAACGCG CAGTCCCTCTTCCCCGAGGTGATGGTGTCCAGTTGTCTGGAGGCGAACAAGAGCATGGCGCACTCGGAGCTCATCCAG AACTTCCTGAACTCCGGGAGCTGCCCCGAGGTGcagggcttcctgcagctgcgTGAGGCCGGCCGCAAGGTCTGGAAGCGTTTCTACTTCTCCCTGCGCCGCTCGGGGCTCTACTACTCCACCAAAGGCACGTCCAAG GACCCCCGGCACCTGCAGTACTTCGCCGACCTCACCGAGTCCAACATCTACTACGTGACACAGGGCAAGAAGCACTATGGGACACCCACCGAGTTCGGGTTCTGCATCAAG ccctaCAAGGTGCGCAGTGGGGTGAAGGGCctgaagctgctctgcagcGAGGATGAGCAGAGCCGAACCTGCTGGATGGCAGCATTCCGCCTCTTCAAG TACGGCATGCAGCTCTACCGCAACTACCAGCAAGCGCAGACACGCCTGAGCCAGCACCCCTGGATCAGCCCCACGCCACTG CAGAGCGTGTCGGACAGCGCGCTGGTGGCCATGGACTTCTCAGGGTGCACAGGGCGGGTGATCGAGAACCCCAGCGAGGTGCTGACAGCGGCGCTGGAGGAGGCGCAGGCCTGGAGG AAGACGACGCACCGGTACAGCCTGCCTGCCGCCTGCCAGAGCTCCCCGCTCAGCGCCG ccatCCACCGCACCCAGCCCTGGTTCCACGGGCGCATCTCACGGGAGGACACCCAGCAGCTCATCGGCCGCCAGGGGCTGGTGGATGG CGTGTTCCTGGTGAGGGAGAGCCAGCGCAACCCCAAGGGCTTCgtgctgtccctgtgccacCTGCAGAAAGTCAAGCACTATCTCATCCTGCCA AGCGAGGAGGAGGGGCGGCTCTACTTCACCATGGACGACGGACAGACCCGCTTCGCTGACCTCATCCAGCTCGTGGAGTTCCACCAGATCAACCGCGGCATCCTGCCCTGCAAGCTGCGCCACTACTGCACCTGCGTGGCCCTATGA
- the GRB7 gene encoding growth factor receptor-bound protein 7 isoform X9 — protein sequence MPGPAGGRRDAASAAAAAPVLCPSDDAMDGGAQQSGIRDPPGVGSVEQEGDVGEGPPTTDLRRSQPLFIHSTSRPLSEEEPRASSLPNIPNPFPELCSPSNSPILSSLPGGQGPPREGACHLVKVFSEDGSCRSLEVSAGTTARQLCEMLVQRTHALHDHSWALVELHQHLALERCLEDHESVVEVQSAWPLGADSRFVFRKNFAKYELFKSNAQSLFPEVMVSSCLEANKSMAHSELIQNFLNSGSCPEVQGFLQLREAGRKVWKRFYFSLRRSGLYYSTKGTSKDPRHLQYFADLTESNIYYVTQGKKHYGTPTEFGFCIKPYKVRSGVKGLKLLCSEDEQSRTCWMAAFRLFKYGMQLYRNYQQAQTRLSQHPWISPTPLPAVTVPAAERVGQRAGGHGLLRVHRAGDREPQRGADSGAGGGAGLEEDDAPVQPACRLPELPAQRRHPPHPALVPRAHLTGGHPAAHRPPGAGGWRVPGEGEPAQPQGLRAVPVPPAESQALSHPAKRGGGAALLHHGRRTDPLR from the exons ATGCCCGGTCCGGCGGGAGGACGGCGGGACGCGGCGAGCGCTGCAG ctgcagcccccgTGCTCTGCCCCTCAGATGATGCCATGGACGGGGGGGCCCAGCAGAGCGGCATCCGGGACCCCCCCGGGGTGGGCAGCGTGGAGCAGGAGGGGGATGTGGGTGAGGGGCCGCCCACCACCGACCTGCGCCGCTCACAGCCCCTCTTCATCCACAGCACCAG TCGGCCGCTGTCAGAGGAGGAGCCGCGTGCCTCATCGCTGCCCAACATCCCCAACCCCTTCCCCgagctctgcagcccttccaACTCGCCCATCCTCAGCAGCCTCCCCGGCGGGCAGGGACCCCCCCGTGAAGGCGCCTGCCAC CTGGTGAAGGTGTTCAGCGAGGACGGGTCGTGCCGCTCGCTGGAGGTGTCGGCGGGCACAACGGCGCGGCAGCTCTGCGAGATGCTGGTGCAGAGGACGCACGCGCTGCACGACCACAGCTGGGCCCTGGTGGAGCTGCACCAGCACCTGGCGCTGG AGCGCTGCCTGGAGGACCACGAGTCGGTGGTGGAGGTGCAGAGCGCGTGGCCCCTCGGCGCCGACAGCCGCTTCGTCTTCCGCAAGAACTTCGCCAAGTACGAGCTCTTCAAGAGCAACGCG CAGTCCCTCTTCCCCGAGGTGATGGTGTCCAGTTGTCTGGAGGCGAACAAGAGCATGGCGCACTCGGAGCTCATCCAG AACTTCCTGAACTCCGGGAGCTGCCCCGAGGTGcagggcttcctgcagctgcgTGAGGCCGGCCGCAAGGTCTGGAAGCGTTTCTACTTCTCCCTGCGCCGCTCGGGGCTCTACTACTCCACCAAAGGCACGTCCAAG GACCCCCGGCACCTGCAGTACTTCGCCGACCTCACCGAGTCCAACATCTACTACGTGACACAGGGCAAGAAGCACTATGGGACACCCACCGAGTTCGGGTTCTGCATCAAG ccctaCAAGGTGCGCAGTGGGGTGAAGGGCctgaagctgctctgcagcGAGGATGAGCAGAGCCGAACCTGCTGGATGGCAGCATTCCGCCTCTTCAAG TACGGCATGCAGCTCTACCGCAACTACCAGCAAGCGCAGACACGCCTGAGCCAGCACCCCTGGATCAGCCCCACGCCACTG CCCGCTGTCACTGTCCCCGCAGCAGAGCGTGTCGGACAGCGCGCTGGTGGCCATGGACTTCTCAGGGTGCACAGGGCGGGTGATCGAGAACCCCAGCGAGGTGCTGACAGCGGCGCTGGAGGAGGCGCAGGCCTGGAGG AAGACGACGCACCGGTACAGCCTGCCTGCCGCCTGCCAGAGCTCCCCGCTCAGCGCCG ccatCCACCGCACCCAGCCCTGGTTCCACGGGCGCATCTCACGGGAGGACACCCAGCAGCTCATCGGCCGCCAGGGGCTGGTGGATGG CGTGTTCCTGGTGAGGGAGAGCCAGCGCAACCCCAAGGGCTTCgtgctgtccctgtgccacCTGCAGAAAGTCAAGCACTATCTCATCCTGCCA AGCGAGGAGGAGGGGCGGCTCTACTTCACCATGGACGACGGACAGACCCGCTTCGCTGA